One Paraburkholderia sp. IMGN_8 DNA window includes the following coding sequences:
- a CDS encoding YebC/PmpR family DNA-binding transcriptional regulator, producing the protein MAGHSKWANIKHKKAAADAKRGKVWTRLIKEIQVAARMGGGDIDSNPRLRLAVEKAYDANMPKDNVNRAIQRGVGGVDGASYEEIRYEGYGVGGAAVIVDTMTDNRTRTVAEVRHAFSKNGGNMGTDGSVSFMFDHVGQFLFAPGTPEDRLMEAALEAGAEDVVTNEDGSIEVLCPPNDFPKVKTALETAGFKAELAEVTMKPQTEVEFTGEDAVKMQKLLDALENLDDVQEVYTNAAIADE; encoded by the coding sequence ATGGCGGGTCATTCGAAATGGGCCAACATCAAGCATAAGAAAGCAGCGGCCGACGCCAAGCGCGGCAAGGTCTGGACGCGGCTCATCAAGGAAATCCAGGTTGCGGCCCGCATGGGCGGGGGCGACATCGACTCGAATCCGCGTCTGCGGCTCGCCGTCGAAAAGGCGTACGACGCCAACATGCCGAAAGATAACGTCAACCGCGCGATCCAGCGTGGCGTGGGCGGCGTCGACGGCGCAAGCTATGAAGAAATCCGCTACGAAGGCTACGGCGTCGGCGGCGCGGCGGTGATCGTGGATACGATGACCGACAACCGCACGCGCACGGTGGCGGAAGTGCGTCACGCGTTCTCGAAGAACGGCGGCAACATGGGCACGGACGGCTCGGTGTCGTTCATGTTCGATCACGTCGGCCAGTTCCTGTTCGCGCCCGGCACGCCGGAAGACAGGCTGATGGAAGCCGCGCTCGAAGCCGGCGCTGAAGACGTCGTCACGAATGAAGACGGCAGTATCGAAGTGCTGTGCCCGCCGAACGATTTCCCGAAGGTGAAGACCGCGCTCGAAACCGCGGGCTTTAAGGCAGAACTCGCCGAGGTGACGATGAAACCTCAGACGGAAGTCGAATTCACCGGCGAGGACGCCGTGAAAATGCAGAAGCTGCTCGACGCGCTGGAGAATCTGGACGACGTGCAGGAAGTCTATACAAACGCCGCGATCGCCGACGAATGA
- the purD gene encoding phosphoribosylamine--glycine ligase, producing MKLLVVGSGGREHALAWKLAQSPRVQIVYVAPGNGGTAQDERLRNIDITEPAALADFVEKEQIAFTLVGPEGPLAAGIVNLFRSRGLKIFGPSKEAAQLESSKDFAKAFMKRHAIPTAEYETFADVAAAHAYLDAKGAPIVIKADGLAAGKGVVVAQTLDEAHAAVDMMLSDNKLGDAGARVVIEEFLAGEEASFIVMVDGKHVLPLASSQDHKRLLDSDQGPNTGGMGAYSPAPIVTPQLHARVMREIILPTVRGMEKEGIRFTGFLYAGLMIDAQGNPKTLEFNCRMGDPETQPIMARLKGDFSKVVEQAIAGTLDTIELEWDRRTALGVVLAAYNYPDTPRKGDRISDIPAETVDSVTFHAGTTLADGKLTTSGGRVLCVVGLADSVRSAQSVTYETINQISFDGMQYRRDIGYRALNRKHDAKTEGKH from the coding sequence ATGAAGTTACTCGTCGTCGGTTCCGGCGGTCGCGAACATGCGCTCGCATGGAAGCTCGCGCAATCGCCGCGGGTCCAAATCGTCTACGTTGCTCCCGGCAACGGCGGCACCGCCCAGGACGAGCGTCTGCGCAATATCGACATCACCGAGCCGGCCGCGCTCGCCGATTTTGTCGAGAAAGAACAGATCGCCTTCACGCTGGTCGGGCCGGAAGGGCCGCTCGCCGCGGGTATCGTCAACCTGTTCCGCTCGCGCGGCCTGAAGATTTTCGGACCGAGCAAGGAAGCCGCGCAACTCGAAAGCTCGAAGGATTTTGCCAAGGCGTTCATGAAGCGCCACGCGATCCCAACCGCCGAATACGAAACCTTCGCCGACGTCGCCGCCGCGCACGCGTATCTCGACGCCAAGGGCGCGCCGATCGTCATCAAGGCCGACGGCCTTGCCGCCGGCAAGGGCGTGGTAGTCGCGCAAACGCTGGATGAAGCGCACGCCGCGGTCGACATGATGCTGTCGGACAACAAGCTCGGCGACGCGGGCGCGCGCGTCGTGATCGAGGAATTCCTCGCCGGCGAAGAAGCGAGCTTCATCGTGATGGTGGACGGCAAGCATGTGCTGCCGCTCGCCTCGAGCCAGGACCACAAGCGCCTGCTCGATAGCGACCAGGGTCCGAACACCGGCGGCATGGGCGCTTATTCGCCCGCGCCGATCGTCACGCCCCAACTGCATGCGCGCGTGATGCGTGAAATCATCCTGCCGACTGTGCGTGGCATGGAGAAGGAAGGCATCCGCTTTACCGGTTTCCTGTATGCGGGCCTGATGATCGACGCACAAGGCAACCCGAAAACGCTCGAATTCAACTGCCGCATGGGCGACCCGGAAACGCAGCCGATCATGGCGCGCCTGAAGGGCGACTTCTCGAAGGTGGTCGAGCAGGCGATCGCCGGCACGCTCGATACGATCGAACTGGAATGGGACCGCCGTACCGCGCTCGGCGTGGTGCTGGCCGCGTACAACTATCCGGACACGCCGCGCAAGGGCGACCGGATCAGCGATATCCCGGCCGAAACCGTCGATTCGGTCACGTTCCACGCCGGCACCACGCTCGCCGACGGCAAGCTGACCACCTCGGGTGGCCGCGTCCTTTGCGTGGTCGGTCTGGCGGATTCGGTGCGTAGCGCGCAGTCGGTCACGTACGAGACGATCAACCAGATCTCGTTCGACGGCATGCAGTATCGCCGCGACATCGGCTACCGCGCGTTGAACCGCAAGCACGACGCCAAGACCGAAGGCAAGCACTAA
- the hemF gene encoding oxygen-dependent coproporphyrinogen oxidase, producing the protein MTDSSYDAQAVRSWLQGLQTHIADTLGAFDGTPFATDAWQRAPGEKLRGGGCTRILEGGKFFERAGIGFSDVAGDALPGSASAARPQLAGRGFEAMGVSLVLHPHNPHCPTVHMNVRLLIATKAGEEPVFWFGGGMDLTPYYGYEEDAQHFHRVCRDALQPYGADLYPSFKRWCDEYFFLKHRNEPRGIGGIFFDDFSAPGFDQSFAMLKSVGDAFLKAYMPIIEKRRNIPYGQAERDFQAYRRGRYVEFNLVFDRGTLFGLQSGGRTESILMSMPPVVNWRYNWQPEPGTPEARLYSDFLVPREWV; encoded by the coding sequence ATGACCGATTCGAGCTATGACGCACAGGCCGTGCGTAGCTGGCTGCAAGGCTTGCAAACGCATATCGCGGACACGCTCGGCGCGTTCGACGGTACGCCGTTCGCCACCGACGCGTGGCAACGCGCCCCCGGCGAAAAGCTGCGCGGCGGCGGCTGCACGAGAATCCTCGAAGGCGGCAAGTTCTTCGAGCGCGCCGGCATCGGTTTCTCGGATGTCGCCGGCGACGCCTTGCCCGGCTCGGCGAGCGCGGCGCGTCCGCAACTGGCGGGCCGTGGCTTCGAAGCGATGGGCGTGTCGCTCGTGCTGCACCCGCACAATCCGCACTGCCCGACCGTGCATATGAACGTGCGTCTGCTGATCGCGACCAAAGCGGGCGAAGAGCCGGTGTTCTGGTTCGGCGGCGGCATGGATCTGACGCCGTACTACGGTTATGAGGAAGACGCGCAGCATTTTCATCGTGTCTGCCGCGACGCGTTGCAGCCTTATGGCGCGGACCTCTACCCGAGTTTCAAGCGCTGGTGCGACGAGTATTTCTTCCTCAAGCACCGCAACGAACCGCGCGGCATCGGCGGGATTTTCTTCGACGATTTTTCGGCGCCGGGCTTCGATCAATCGTTCGCGATGCTGAAAAGCGTCGGCGACGCGTTCCTCAAAGCGTATATGCCGATCATCGAAAAGCGCCGCAACATTCCGTACGGCCAGGCCGAGCGCGATTTCCAGGCGTACCGGCGCGGCCGCTACGTCGAGTTCAATCTGGTCTTCGACCGTGGCACACTGTTTGGGCTGCAGAGCGGTGGACGCACCGAATCGATTCTGATGTCGATGCCGCCTGTGGTGAACTGGCGCTACAACTGGCAGCCCGAGCCGGGCACGCCGGAAGCACGTCTTTACAGCGATTTTCTCGTGCCGCGCGAGTGGGTGTGA
- a CDS encoding nicotinate-nucleotide adenylyltransferase yields the protein MKPNAHPATLPRRIGLLGGTFDPIHDGHLALARRFADVLQLTELVLLPAGQPWQKSDVSAAVHRLAMTRAAASALVLPGVTVRVATDEIDRDGPTYTIDTLQRWREREGQEASIALLIGADQLVHLDTWHDWRRLFDFAHICAATRPGFDLASIPPVVAREIDARRARADVLQATPCGHLLIDTTLAFNVSATDIRAHLREQVTQRLAHMGDEQQEQAASHVPTAVWDYILQHHLYHR from the coding sequence CTGAAGCCGAACGCTCATCCTGCCACCCTGCCTCGCCGGATCGGCCTGCTCGGCGGCACTTTCGATCCGATCCACGACGGCCATCTCGCGCTCGCGCGGCGTTTCGCCGACGTGCTGCAACTGACTGAACTGGTGCTGCTGCCGGCCGGCCAGCCGTGGCAGAAATCGGACGTGTCGGCGGCCGTTCACCGGCTCGCGATGACGCGCGCCGCGGCAAGCGCGTTGGTGCTGCCGGGCGTCACGGTGCGCGTCGCGACCGACGAAATCGATCGCGACGGCCCGACATATACGATCGACACGCTGCAGCGCTGGCGTGAACGCGAAGGTCAGGAAGCGTCGATTGCGCTCCTGATCGGCGCGGATCAACTGGTGCATCTCGACACATGGCACGACTGGCGGCGCCTGTTCGACTTCGCGCACATCTGCGCAGCCACGCGTCCCGGTTTCGACCTCGCATCGATTCCGCCCGTGGTCGCCCGAGAAATCGACGCGCGCCGTGCCCGCGCCGACGTTCTGCAAGCTACGCCCTGCGGCCACTTGCTGATCGATACGACGCTTGCGTTCAACGTCTCGGCCACCGACATTCGCGCGCATCTGCGCGAACAGGTGACCCAACGGCTCGCCCACATGGGCGACGAACAGCAGGAACAGGCCGCGAGCCATGTCCCCACTGCGGTGTGGGACTATATTCTTCAACATCATCTGTACCACCGGTAA
- the rsfS gene encoding ribosome silencing factor, with protein sequence MDIRKLQRVIVDALEDVKAQDIKVFNTSHLTALFDRVIVASGTSNRQTKALASSVRENVKEAGGDIVSTEGEDIGEWVLVDCGDAIVHILQPALRQYYNLEEIWGDKPVRLKLSAPSPFGGAHASEPLDEEDEDEAPAAKPARKAPARRR encoded by the coding sequence ATGGATATTCGCAAACTGCAACGCGTGATCGTCGACGCTCTCGAAGACGTGAAAGCGCAAGACATCAAGGTGTTCAACACCAGCCACCTGACCGCCCTGTTCGATCGCGTGATCGTCGCGAGCGGCACCTCGAACCGCCAGACCAAAGCGCTCGCCTCCAGCGTGCGCGAGAACGTCAAGGAAGCCGGCGGCGACATCGTCAGTACTGAGGGCGAGGACATCGGCGAATGGGTGCTGGTCGATTGCGGCGACGCGATCGTGCACATCCTGCAACCGGCGCTGCGCCAGTACTACAACCTCGAAGAAATCTGGGGCGACAAGCCGGTGCGCCTCAAGCTGTCGGCGCCGAGCCCGTTCGGCGGCGCGCACGCAAGCGAACCGCTCGACGAAGAGGACGAAGACGAAGCACCGGCGGCGAAGCCCGCACGCAAGGCGCCGGCACGCCGCCGTTAA
- the rlmH gene encoding 23S rRNA (pseudouridine(1915)-N(3))-methyltransferase RlmH — translation MKLHILAVGHKMPDWIATGFDEYAKRMPPELRIELREIKPEQRSSGRPAESVMAAERQRIEAALPKNARIVALDERGKDWTTMQLAGALPGWQQDGRDVAFLIGGADGLDPDLKARADMLLRVSSLTLPHAMVRVLLAEQLYRAWTITQNHPYHRA, via the coding sequence ATGAAACTGCACATCCTCGCCGTCGGCCACAAGATGCCGGACTGGATCGCTACCGGCTTCGACGAATACGCGAAGCGCATGCCGCCCGAGCTGCGCATCGAGCTGCGCGAGATCAAGCCCGAGCAGCGGTCGTCGGGGCGGCCTGCGGAAAGCGTCATGGCCGCCGAGCGGCAGAGGATCGAAGCCGCGTTGCCGAAGAACGCGCGCATCGTCGCGCTCGATGAACGCGGCAAAGATTGGACCACGATGCAGCTTGCCGGCGCCCTGCCCGGCTGGCAGCAGGACGGCCGCGACGTAGCGTTTCTGATCGGCGGCGCCGACGGGCTCGATCCCGATCTGAAGGCACGGGCCGATATGCTGCTGCGTGTATCGAGCCTGACGCTGCCGCACGCGATGGTCCGTGTGCTGCTCGCCGAACAGCTTTACCGCGCGTGGACCATCACGCAAAATCACCCCTATCACCGCGCGTGA
- a CDS encoding Maf family protein has protein sequence MPTPAATLHPLVYLASQSPRRQELLQQLGVRFELLLPRPDEDAEALEIELPGERARDYVQRVCIAKAHAARARLVAGEHTAQPILVADTTVSIDDAILGKPIDADDAFAMLTRLAGRDHEVLTAVAVVDAEGMLLPAALSVSKVRFAALHADAVRRYAASGEPLGKAGAYGVQGRAAEFIEHIDGSYSGIMGLPLFETAALLRAARIDF, from the coding sequence ATGCCAACGCCTGCCGCCACGCTGCACCCGCTCGTCTACCTCGCCTCTCAAAGTCCGCGCCGCCAGGAGTTGTTGCAACAACTCGGCGTGCGCTTCGAACTGCTGCTGCCGCGCCCCGATGAAGATGCTGAAGCGCTCGAAATCGAGCTGCCCGGCGAGCGCGCGCGCGACTACGTGCAGCGCGTCTGCATTGCCAAAGCACATGCCGCGCGCGCGCGCCTCGTGGCCGGCGAGCATACCGCGCAGCCGATCCTGGTTGCAGATACAACCGTCTCGATCGACGACGCGATCCTCGGCAAGCCAATCGACGCCGACGACGCATTCGCGATGCTCACGCGCCTCGCCGGCCGCGATCACGAAGTACTGACCGCCGTTGCCGTGGTCGACGCAGAGGGCATGTTGCTACCCGCCGCGCTATCGGTGTCGAAGGTACGCTTTGCTGCACTGCACGCCGACGCGGTGCGCCGCTATGCCGCGAGCGGCGAGCCGCTCGGCAAGGCGGGCGCATATGGTGTGCAAGGACGCGCCGCCGAGTTTATCGAGCATATCGACGGGTCCTATTCAGGTATCATGGGTTTGCCGCTTTTTGAAACCGCTGCCCTCCTGCGTGCAGCGCGCATCGACTTCTAA
- the rng gene encoding ribonuclease G, translating to MNEEILINVTPQETRVALVQQGAVQELHVERTLSRGRVGNVYLGKVVRVLPGMQSAFIDIGLERAAFLHVADIWHPRIAGEPQHQTPHQPIEKIVFEGQTLMVQVVKDPIGTKGARLSTQVSIAGRTLVYLPQEPHIGISQKIESEAEREAVRARLTAVLPADEKGGYIVRTIAEDATSEELAGDVAYLRKTWATILSQGQRMPPTSLLYQDLNLAQRVLRDFVNDETSRIQVDSRETYQMLADFAAEFTPAVSSKLHHYTGERPLFDLYNIEAEIQRALSRRVDLKSGGYLVIDQTEAMTTIDVNTGGYVGARNFDDTIFKTNLEAAHTIARQLRLRNLGGVIIIDFIDMENVEHREQVLGELKKALSRDRTRVTVNGFSQLGLVEMTRKRTRESLAHVLCEPCPVCQGKGQVKTPRTVCYDVLREILRESRQFNPREFRVVASQPVIDLFLEEESQHLAMLIDFIGKPVSLQVESNLSQEQYDIVLM from the coding sequence ATGAATGAAGAAATCCTGATCAATGTCACGCCGCAGGAAACGCGCGTCGCGCTCGTCCAGCAAGGCGCCGTCCAGGAACTTCACGTCGAACGAACGCTGTCGCGCGGCCGCGTCGGCAATGTCTATCTCGGCAAGGTCGTCCGCGTGTTGCCGGGCATGCAATCCGCCTTCATCGACATCGGTCTGGAACGCGCCGCGTTTCTGCACGTAGCCGATATCTGGCATCCGCGCATTGCCGGTGAACCGCAGCATCAGACGCCGCATCAGCCGATCGAAAAGATCGTGTTCGAAGGCCAGACGCTGATGGTGCAGGTCGTGAAAGATCCGATCGGCACCAAGGGCGCGCGGCTGTCCACGCAAGTGAGCATCGCCGGGCGCACGCTGGTGTATCTGCCGCAGGAACCGCATATCGGCATTTCGCAGAAGATCGAGAGCGAAGCCGAACGCGAAGCGGTACGCGCGCGTTTGACGGCCGTGCTGCCCGCCGATGAGAAAGGCGGCTACATCGTGCGCACCATCGCCGAAGATGCCACCAGCGAAGAACTGGCCGGCGACGTCGCGTATCTGCGCAAGACGTGGGCGACGATTCTGTCGCAAGGCCAGCGCATGCCGCCTACCAGCCTCCTGTACCAGGACCTGAATCTCGCGCAACGCGTGCTGCGCGATTTCGTCAATGACGAAACCTCGCGCATTCAGGTCGACTCGCGCGAGACCTACCAGATGCTCGCCGACTTCGCAGCGGAGTTCACGCCGGCGGTATCGTCGAAGCTGCATCACTACACCGGCGAGCGGCCGCTCTTCGATCTGTACAACATCGAGGCGGAGATCCAGCGCGCGTTGTCACGCCGCGTCGATCTGAAATCCGGCGGCTATCTGGTGATCGACCAGACCGAAGCGATGACCACCATCGACGTGAACACCGGCGGTTACGTCGGCGCGCGCAACTTCGACGATACGATCTTCAAGACCAACCTCGAAGCCGCGCACACGATCGCGCGGCAATTGCGGCTGCGCAACCTGGGCGGCGTGATCATCATCGACTTCATCGATATGGAAAACGTCGAGCATCGGGAGCAGGTGCTCGGCGAATTGAAGAAGGCGTTGTCGCGCGATCGCACACGCGTGACGGTGAATGGTTTCTCGCAGCTTGGGCTGGTGGAGATGACGCGCAAACGCACACGCGAATCGCTCGCGCACGTGTTGTGCGAGCCCTGCCCGGTTTGCCAAGGCAAGGGACAGGTCAAGACGCCGCGTACGGTGTGCTACGACGTGCTGCGCGAGATTCTGCGCGAATCGCGGCAGTTCAATCCAAGGGAGTTTCGCGTCGTGGCGTCGCAGCCGGTGATCGATCTGTTTCTTGAAGAGGAGTCACAGCATCTGGCGATGCTGATCGATTTCATCGGCAAACCGGTGTCGTTGCAGGTGGAGTCGAATTTGAGCCAGGAGCAGTACGACATAGTTTTGATGTAA
- a CDS encoding CopG family transcriptional regulator, producing the protein MTKLKLIDTSRPKGGETEKITINLGPVDLGQIDLLVEEGFYSNRTDLIRTAIRNQLAAHAQVVTETVTRRAMVLGLQHFSRQDLEAAQAANERLDIHVLGLASIAADVPAELAAATIASVVVLGAFHASPAVKAALAGRIS; encoded by the coding sequence ATGACCAAACTCAAACTGATCGACACCTCGCGTCCGAAAGGCGGCGAGACCGAAAAAATCACCATCAACCTCGGCCCGGTCGACTTGGGCCAGATCGATTTACTGGTCGAAGAGGGTTTTTACTCGAACCGCACTGACCTGATTCGTACGGCGATCCGCAACCAGCTCGCCGCGCACGCGCAGGTCGTCACGGAAACGGTGACCCGGCGCGCGATGGTGCTCGGCTTGCAGCACTTCTCGCGGCAGGACCTCGAAGCGGCACAGGCCGCGAACGAACGACTGGACATTCATGTGCTCGGCCTCGCCAGCATCGCGGCCGATGTGCCGGCGGAACTCGCGGCGGCCACGATCGCATCAGTGGTGGTGCTCGGCGCTTTTCACGCGTCGCCCGCGGTCAAGGCTGCACTCGCCGGCCGCATTAGCTAG
- a CDS encoding PHB depolymerase family esterase has product MKLNEDFLNSMKEAFELLRTAGPKEAAAAVQRALAGGAARAAETPAPHTPQSAKDRAHAWARAQTQAEPAPHTPAEYTVDAGTPGIFSTHNFSNGAGQRQYKLYVPAVYKSEPLPLIVMLHGCTQNANDFAAGTRMNEMAERHGFIVVYPNQSQAANHSKCWNWFKPVDQQRDQGEPSLIAGITREVMARYRVDPARVYVAGLSAGGAMADIMLKTSPDLYAAACVHSGLAYGCAKGLPSALAAMKGGKARRNRPRREPQRPLIVFHGDADSTVHPSNAIELVAGFDAGTTTVRVPARAANGQRGCTVQRLSAANGVEAEYWSIHGAGHAWAGGSQRGSYTDPSGPDAAAEMLRFFLAHPRKR; this is encoded by the coding sequence ATGAAGCTGAACGAAGATTTTCTGAACTCCATGAAAGAAGCCTTCGAGCTGTTGCGTACGGCGGGCCCGAAGGAAGCGGCCGCCGCGGTTCAGCGCGCGCTCGCCGGCGGCGCGGCCAGAGCTGCGGAAACGCCGGCACCGCACACGCCCCAAAGTGCGAAGGATCGAGCGCACGCCTGGGCGCGAGCTCAAACGCAAGCCGAGCCCGCGCCTCACACTCCAGCCGAGTACACGGTCGATGCCGGCACACCCGGCATCTTCAGCACGCACAACTTCAGCAACGGCGCAGGCCAACGCCAATACAAGCTCTACGTGCCGGCCGTCTACAAAAGCGAACCGTTGCCGCTGATCGTGATGCTGCACGGCTGCACGCAAAACGCCAACGACTTCGCGGCCGGCACTCGCATGAACGAAATGGCCGAACGTCATGGTTTCATCGTCGTGTATCCGAATCAATCGCAGGCTGCCAATCATTCGAAATGCTGGAACTGGTTCAAGCCCGTCGACCAGCAGCGCGATCAGGGCGAGCCTTCGTTGATCGCCGGCATCACGCGTGAAGTGATGGCGCGCTATCGCGTCGATCCTGCGCGGGTGTACGTGGCGGGTTTATCGGCGGGCGGCGCGATGGCGGACATCATGCTGAAGACGTCGCCCGACCTGTACGCAGCAGCCTGCGTGCATTCGGGCCTCGCATACGGATGCGCGAAGGGCCTGCCCTCGGCGCTCGCCGCCATGAAGGGCGGCAAGGCGCGCCGCAACCGTCCGCGCAGGGAGCCGCAGCGCCCGCTCATCGTGTTCCATGGCGATGCGGACTCGACCGTGCATCCTTCGAATGCCATTGAGCTCGTAGCAGGCTTCGACGCCGGCACCACGACCGTCCGCGTGCCTGCGCGCGCGGCAAACGGCCAGCGCGGCTGCACGGTGCAACGGCTCAGCGCCGCGAACGGCGTCGAAGCGGAGTACTGGTCGATTCACGGCGCCGGCCATGCATGGGCGGGCGGCAGTCAGCGCGGTTCATACACGGACCCATCGGGCCCTGATGCGGCAGCCGAAATGCTGCGTTTCTTCCTCGCTCATCCGCGCAAACGCTGA
- a CDS encoding GAF domain-containing protein has protein sequence MFEVSSASHLPKAAQYEELVAQARALLADETDWIANAANFSALVFHSLSDLNWAGFYFHDGRELVVGPFQGKPACVRIALGKGVCGTAAQTRRTQVVSDVHEFPGHIACDSASQSEIVVPLVAPDGTLIGVWDVDSPIVARFDEEDAKGMEALCAVFVEAALPRAPSAS, from the coding sequence ATGTTCGAAGTTTCCTCCGCTTCGCATCTGCCCAAAGCCGCGCAATACGAAGAACTGGTTGCCCAGGCGCGCGCGCTTCTCGCCGACGAAACCGACTGGATCGCCAATGCAGCGAATTTTTCGGCGCTCGTGTTTCATTCGTTGAGCGATCTGAACTGGGCCGGTTTTTACTTCCACGATGGCCGCGAACTCGTGGTCGGACCGTTTCAGGGCAAGCCCGCATGCGTGCGCATCGCGCTCGGCAAGGGCGTGTGCGGTACTGCCGCGCAGACTCGCCGAACGCAAGTCGTGAGCGACGTGCATGAGTTTCCCGGTCATATCGCCTGCGATTCCGCTTCGCAATCGGAAATCGTCGTGCCGCTCGTCGCCCCGGACGGCACGCTGATCGGCGTGTGGGATGTCGATAGCCCGATCGTCGCACGCTTCGACGAAGAAGATGCGAAGGGAATGGAAGCGCTCTGCGCGGTGTTTGTCGAAGCTGCGTTGCCGCGTGCGCCGTCGGCGTCTTAA
- a CDS encoding TOBE domain-containing protein — MRTSARNHFAGEVADVKHGAVNDEVTLRTPDGLEIVAIITHGSATSLGLAAGKPAFALIKASSVIVMVDVTKSQVSARNCIAGTVSAVTKGAVNSEVTIVAGGAQIAAIITNESVDRLGLASGKAATAIFKASSVIVGVDQ, encoded by the coding sequence ATGCGAACCAGCGCACGCAATCATTTCGCCGGCGAAGTGGCCGACGTCAAACACGGTGCAGTGAACGACGAAGTCACGCTGCGCACCCCGGACGGTCTCGAGATCGTCGCGATCATCACGCACGGCAGCGCGACTTCTCTCGGACTCGCGGCGGGCAAGCCGGCGTTCGCGCTGATCAAGGCATCGTCGGTGATCGTGATGGTCGACGTGACGAAGAGCCAGGTGTCGGCACGCAATTGCATCGCCGGGACGGTGTCGGCGGTGACGAAGGGCGCGGTGAATTCGGAAGTGACCATTGTGGCGGGCGGCGCGCAGATCGCCGCGATCATCACCAACGAAAGTGTCGACCGCCTCGGTCTCGCGAGCGGCAAGGCCGCGACGGCGATCTTCAAGGCATCGAGCGTGATTGTCGGCGTCGATCAGTGA